Genomic DNA from Pelosinus sp. UFO1:
CCACCTATGCAATACAATTCGGCTGCATGTAACCTTTCTAAATCCATTGCGTAAATAGAAATTCAGCGCACGAACATTACCAGCATATACTTCTGTCACAATATTTTCAGAATTAAGCATTCTTATGCTATAAGCTATCAGTTTTGAACCAATATTCAAACAACGATACTTTTCCAATATAGCTACAAAAAATAGTGTCGCTTTAGCAAGTGTCTGTTGTACAAATATTATACCTGCAATTTCTCCAAGATACGTGGCAGCAAACATCTTTTTATTCCCATCTAGCTGAATAGATTGTAAATAGTCAGACCAAAATTCATCTGCCCAATCATTGTGAATATTTTGCTCTAAATGAAACCGGGAATATTCAAATAAGCTGCCCAAATTTTTATACGGCAGATTTTCATTTTTTTCTATTTCAATAAATTTGACTCCAGGATATGTTTCTTCCTGCTCTGATATTGTTGCTTTACTTTCCCATAAATTCTGCAACACCAGTTCCGTACCTATGTACCGGAACCCAAAACTTTGAAGTTTGTCCAGCATTTTTTTTGAATTAGCATCTTCATTCAATTTCACCGTGATAAAGCTATTATCTAAGTGATAACCCCAATTGTCTGACGAACCGGTTGAAAAGTCGAATACTGAATCTGCTATATCTAAGAGATACGATGGCCTCCTAAAAAACTTTGTATCCCAAGGAAGAAATTTTAAAGATAGACGGTTGCCATCAAATTCGGCAATTCGATCACTGCATTCCATTTAGTATTTCTCCTAAAGAAGACACAATAAGTTCGACATCATCAAATTCCATTCCAGGATATAACGGCAATGTCAGTACTCTTTTGGATATTTCCTCAGCAATAGGAACATGACAATTTAATTTGTCATGATAGTACGTAAACTGAGAAAAAGCAGGATAATGAATGCTTGTTTGAATACCCTTTTGCTGTATCTGTTTGACAACCTCTATACGGTCCACGTCGGCTGGTAGTAAAATGGGGAATATATGAAACGACGACTTACCGTGTTCATAACCATCGTTCCAAGGAATAACCACATTTTTTAGTATCTGTAGAGTCTCAATATATTTCGCAACCAGTGCGCCCCTTTTTGCATTGCTTGTATCAAGTTTCTCTAACTGCACGAGACCAAGTGCAGCTCGTATCTCATCAAAACGATAATTTAAACCCGGCTCCAAAACATCATAGGAAATAACGGTGCCACTGTGCCGCTGAATCGTCATAGAAGTCATTCCATGTGACCGTAGCGATCTAGCCTTTTTATCAAGTTCTTCCGTTTTACAAACAACCATTCCGCCTTCACCAGTAGCCAAGTTTTTGTTGGAGAAAAAACTAAAGCAACCAATATCTGCAATGGCACCACACTTTCTTCCTTGATATTCGGCCCCAATTGCATGAGCCGCATCTTCTATTACAACAATATTATGCCTCTCGGCCAAATCCATAATTTCCTGCATATCGCAAGGATAGCCAGCGTAATGTACGACAATCATGGCTTTAGTTCGAGGAGAAATTTTTGCCTCGATATCCTTAACGGAGACATTCCAATCATCCAAAGATTTGCAATCAGCTATTATCGGCACGGCTCCGGTAAGAACAGTAACATTTAAGTCAGCAACAAAAGTCAAACCAGAAATAATTACTTCATCCCCAGACTGAACACCTGCCATCAGGAGTGCCATGTGCAAAGCGGCAGTACCATTGGCAACAGCGCAGCACCTTGTATCCCCGTCACCTAAATACTGCGCAAACTTAGACTCAAACTCAGCGGTTTTTGGTCCCGTAGAAAGCCATTTACTATCCAGCACTTCAAGTACTGCATTTTTTTCTTTTTCATCAAACGACAGATCAAACAGTGGTATCTTCCACATTGCTATTTCACTCCCATTTTTAAATATAATTTT
This window encodes:
- a CDS encoding DegT/DnrJ/EryC1/StrS aminotransferase family protein, which codes for MWKIPLFDLSFDEKEKNAVLEVLDSKWLSTGPKTAEFESKFAQYLGDGDTRCCAVANGTAALHMALLMAGVQSGDEVIISGLTFVADLNVTVLTGAVPIIADCKSLDDWNVSVKDIEAKISPRTKAMIVVHYAGYPCDMQEIMDLAERHNIVVIEDAAHAIGAEYQGRKCGAIADIGCFSFFSNKNLATGEGGMVVCKTEELDKKARSLRSHGMTSMTIQRHSGTVISYDVLEPGLNYRFDEIRAALGLVQLEKLDTSNAKRGALVAKYIETLQILKNVVIPWNDGYEHGKSSFHIFPILLPADVDRIEVVKQIQQKGIQTSIHYPAFSQFTYYHDKLNCHVPIAEEISKRVLTLPLYPGMEFDDVELIVSSLGEILNGMQ
- a CDS encoding GNAT family N-acetyltransferase; this translates as MECSDRIAEFDGNRLSLKFLPWDTKFFRRPSYLLDIADSVFDFSTGSSDNWGYHLDNSFITVKLNEDANSKKMLDKLQSFGFRYIGTELVLQNLWESKATISEQEETYPGVKFIEIEKNENLPYKNLGSLFEYSRFHLEQNIHNDWADEFWSDYLQSIQLDGNKKMFAATYLGEIAGIIFVQQTLAKATLFFVAILEKYRCLNIGSKLIAYSIRMLNSENIVTEVYAGNVRALNFYLRNGFRKVTCSRIVLHRWS